A genomic stretch from Pontibacter liquoris includes:
- a CDS encoding EVE domain-containing protein, translated as MQHWLVKSEPETYAWADLVKQGRACWDGVRNFQARNNLQQMLPGDLVLFYHSVSEKAIVGIAQVDKAAYPDPTADDPKWVAVDLVPFRDFKDPVTLEQIKQDKRLEHIGLLRQSRLSVMPLTGEEFDVLLALGN; from the coding sequence ATGCAACACTGGCTTGTAAAATCGGAACCTGAAACATATGCCTGGGCTGATCTGGTAAAACAGGGACGCGCCTGCTGGGATGGCGTTCGAAATTTCCAGGCCCGCAACAACCTTCAGCAGATGCTGCCCGGCGACCTGGTACTGTTTTACCACAGCGTTTCTGAAAAAGCCATCGTGGGCATTGCCCAGGTAGACAAAGCCGCTTACCCCGATCCTACGGCCGACGACCCCAAGTGGGTAGCCGTGGACCTGGTGCCTTTCCGCGATTTTAAAGACCCGGTTACGCTCGAGCAGATCAAGCAGGACAAGCGCCTGGAGCATATTGGCCTGCTGCGCCAGTCGCGCCTGTCGGTTATGCCGCTTACCGGCGAGGAATTTGACGTGCTGCTGGCCCTGGGCAACTAA
- the pyrR gene encoding bifunctional pyr operon transcriptional regulator/uracil phosphoribosyltransferase PyrR: MQKRLIVNHQLLDIMVLRLCHQLIENHGDFSDSVILGLQPRGRFVAQRIQSTLATILGKQVPTGFLDTTFHRDDFRRRETPLTANATKIDFLVEGKNVVLVDDVLYTGRSVRAALDAMIAYGRPASVELLVLIDRLYTRHLPIEATYVGRQVNSLQSQRVLVEWKDQQADEDNIWLITKTEE; the protein is encoded by the coding sequence ATGCAGAAAAGACTCATCGTAAACCATCAGCTGCTCGACATTATGGTGCTGCGCCTTTGCCACCAGCTCATCGAGAACCATGGCGATTTTTCTGATTCTGTGATCCTGGGCCTGCAGCCGCGGGGCCGGTTTGTAGCCCAACGCATCCAAAGCACCCTGGCGACCATCCTGGGCAAGCAAGTACCGACCGGCTTTCTGGACACCACCTTCCACCGCGATGATTTCCGACGCCGTGAAACACCGCTCACGGCTAATGCCACCAAGATCGATTTCCTGGTAGAAGGCAAAAATGTGGTGCTGGTCGACGACGTGCTTTACACGGGTCGCTCGGTTCGTGCCGCCCTGGATGCCATGATTGCCTATGGCCGGCCGGCCAGCGTGGAACTGCTCGTGCTCATAGACCGCCTCTACACCCGCCACCTGCCCATTGAGGCCACCTATGTGGGCCGGCAGGTAAACTCCCTGCAAAGCCAACGGGTACTGGTCGAGTGGAAAGACCAGCAAGCCGATGAAGACAATATCTGGTTGATTACCAAAACAGAAGAATAA
- a CDS encoding aspartate carbamoyltransferase catalytic subunit gives MQELSVRNLLGIKDITPQDIQLIFETADNFKDVLNRPIKKVPSLRDITIANVFFENSTRTRLSFELAEKRLSADVINFSSSSSSVKKGETLLDTVNNILAMKVDMIVMRHASPGAPHFLSRHIKANIVNAGDGTHEHPTQALLDAFSIREKYGEVAGKKVVIIGDILHSRVALSNIFALQKLGAEVMVCGPVTLLPKYIKELGVKVETDVRKALAWCDVANVLRIQLERQQMKYFPSLREYTLYYGIDKKMLDSLDKEITIMHPGPINRGVELSSDAADSKQAIILNQVENGVAIRMAVLYLLAAKQ, from the coding sequence ATGCAAGAGCTCAGCGTCCGCAACCTGTTAGGCATCAAAGACATTACGCCGCAAGACATACAGCTCATTTTTGAGACAGCGGATAATTTTAAAGATGTGCTCAACAGGCCGATCAAAAAAGTACCTTCGCTGCGCGACATTACCATTGCCAACGTTTTCTTTGAGAACTCCACCCGCACGCGCCTCTCTTTTGAGCTAGCCGAGAAAAGGCTTTCTGCCGATGTGATCAACTTCAGCAGCAGTAGCAGCTCGGTAAAGAAAGGTGAAACCCTCCTGGATACGGTCAACAACATCTTGGCCATGAAAGTGGACATGATCGTGATGCGCCATGCCAGCCCGGGAGCGCCGCACTTTCTGAGCCGCCACATCAAAGCCAATATCGTAAATGCCGGCGACGGCACCCACGAACATCCTACCCAGGCCCTGCTCGATGCCTTCTCGATCCGGGAGAAGTATGGCGAAGTGGCCGGTAAAAAAGTGGTGATCATTGGCGATATTCTCCATTCCAGGGTGGCTCTTTCCAACATCTTTGCACTCCAGAAACTGGGGGCCGAGGTGATGGTCTGCGGGCCGGTGACGCTGCTGCCCAAGTATATCAAAGAGCTGGGCGTGAAAGTGGAAACAGACGTGCGCAAAGCGCTGGCCTGGTGCGATGTGGCCAACGTGCTGCGCATACAGCTGGAGCGCCAGCAGATGAAGTATTTCCCGTCGTTGCGCGAGTATACGTTATACTATGGCATCGACAAAAAAATGCTCGACAGCCTGGACAAGGAAATAACCATTATGCACCCGGGCCCTATTAACCGTGGCGTAGAGCTGAGCTCCGATGCCGCCGACTCAAAACAGGCCATTATATTAAACCAGGTCGAGAACGGCGTTGCCATCCGGATGGCCGTTTTATACTTGCTGGCTGCCAAACAGTAA
- a CDS encoding OmpA family protein: MRTKLTKLCTTALAVAALLVTTNEVQAQSSDQPTNLQIYGSALQYKGDLENQYWDHNKLEWGGGINLNRYISPSFDAGLHLTYNHTNAEGAMVGAVLPKFDAHFGTAMLGLRLKMYGTILKEDAFIGPYLQLAGGGVWTKTDATLADGSSLQDDKFITAAAMGGAGIRFRFSDAVSLFIESNYMLTGNDKFDGVSEGDNDRFLMHNVGLGFGLGKAKDTDADGVPDRRDKCPDTPTGVQVDKQGCPIDTDGDSVPDYQDQCPTEAGVANLQGCPDRDGDGVADKDDQCPDQAGVANLQGCPDADGDGVADANDKCPDSPAGVQVGPDGCPVDTDGDGVADNEDICPNTAGPAEKGGCPELDAATLKLLDEKVRFEFDQARVDDSYKQLLDSIVMVLGKYQDHVLLIKGHADFIGSAEYNQALSERRAQAVKDYLVSQGVQNPDRLVTRGYGETQPLVKVNERLSRRRTEAARAKNRRVGFEMNTPDMKLNME; this comes from the coding sequence ATGCGAACAAAACTTACAAAACTATGTACAACAGCCCTCGCGGTAGCAGCCCTGCTGGTAACTACGAACGAGGTGCAGGCACAAAGTTCCGACCAGCCCACAAATCTCCAGATATATGGCAGTGCTCTACAATATAAGGGCGATCTAGAAAACCAGTACTGGGATCATAATAAGCTGGAATGGGGCGGAGGTATCAACCTGAACCGTTATATCAGCCCCTCTTTTGATGCGGGCTTGCATTTAACTTACAACCACACCAACGCCGAAGGCGCTATGGTAGGAGCAGTGTTGCCTAAGTTTGATGCCCACTTCGGAACAGCTATGCTGGGTCTTCGCCTGAAGATGTATGGCACTATTCTGAAAGAGGATGCTTTTATCGGACCATACCTGCAACTGGCCGGTGGTGGCGTTTGGACCAAAACAGATGCAACGCTGGCTGATGGTTCTTCTTTGCAGGACGACAAGTTCATTACAGCTGCTGCCATGGGTGGTGCCGGTATCCGCTTCCGCTTCTCTGACGCGGTTAGCCTCTTTATCGAATCCAACTACATGCTGACAGGCAATGATAAGTTCGACGGTGTTTCTGAAGGCGACAACGATCGCTTCCTGATGCACAATGTTGGCCTGGGCTTCGGTTTAGGAAAAGCAAAAGATACGGACGCGGATGGTGTGCCGGACAGAAGAGACAAATGCCCTGATACCCCAACCGGTGTGCAGGTGGATAAGCAAGGTTGCCCGATCGATACAGACGGTGACAGCGTGCCGGATTACCAGGATCAGTGCCCGACAGAGGCTGGCGTAGCCAACCTGCAGGGTTGCCCTGACCGTGACGGTGACGGTGTAGCTGATAAAGACGACCAGTGCCCTGATCAGGCTGGTGTAGCGAACCTGCAAGGCTGCCCTGACGCAGATGGCGACGGTGTAGCTGACGCTAACGATAAGTGCCCTGATTCTCCTGCCGGTGTGCAGGTTGGTCCGGACGGTTGCCCGGTAGATACTGACGGCGACGGTGTAGCAGATAACGAAGATATTTGCCCTAACACAGCCGGACCAGCTGAAAAAGGTGGTTGCCCTGAACTGGATGCCGCTACGCTGAAACTGCTGGATGAGAAAGTACGCTTCGAGTTTGACCAGGCCCGCGTAGACGACAGCTACAAGCAACTGCTGGATAGCATCGTAATGGTACTGGGTAAATACCAGGATCACGTACTGCTGATCAAAGGCCACGCAGACTTTATCGGTTCTGCAGAGTATAACCAGGCGCTGTCTGAGCGCAGAGCACAGGCGGTAAAAGATTACCTGGTATCGCAAGGTGTGCAGAACCCGGATCGTCTGGTAACCAGAGGCTACGGTGAAACACAGCCACTTGTAAAAGTGAATGAGCGCTTGTCTAGACGCAGAACAGAAGCTGCCCGGGCTAAAAACCGACGGGTTGGTTTCGAGATGAACACGCCGGACATGAAGCTGAATATGGAATAA
- a CDS encoding aminopeptidase P N-terminal domain-containing protein, with product MRYAPISPDLFVHNRHNFSRHLKPSAIAIFHSNDVMPTNADGTMAFRQNNDLFYLSGVDQEESILLLFPDAKDPRMQEVLFVRETSDQVLTWEGYKLTKQQAREVSGIKTVYWTHEFNDVLHGLLFEAEHVYLNSNEHLRAVVEVETRDARFIKWCQQHYPLHKYERSAPIMHQLRAIKSEAELALIRKACQITERGFRRVLPFIKPGVMEYEIEAELYHEFLRNRSRGPAYSSIIASGANACILHYVDNDQACRDGDLVLMDFGAEYANYASDLTRTVPVNGKFTQRQRDVYESVLRVMKTATQMLVPGNTLGQYHKFVGTVMENELLRLGLLNQGDVRNQDPANPLYRKYFMHGTSHLLGLDVHDVGSKYRPFEEGMVFTCEPGIYIREEGIGIRLENDILVTKNGPVDLMKDIPLEADEIERLMQAR from the coding sequence ATGAGATACGCACCTATCAGTCCGGACCTGTTCGTTCATAACCGGCACAACTTCAGCAGGCATCTCAAGCCTTCGGCCATCGCTATCTTTCACTCCAACGATGTGATGCCGACCAATGCCGACGGCACGATGGCTTTCCGGCAGAACAACGACCTGTTCTACCTCTCGGGCGTGGACCAGGAAGAAAGTATCCTGTTGCTGTTCCCTGATGCAAAAGACCCGCGCATGCAGGAGGTGTTGTTTGTGCGTGAAACCAGCGATCAGGTCCTGACCTGGGAAGGCTATAAGCTCACCAAACAGCAGGCCCGGGAAGTGTCCGGCATTAAGACCGTGTACTGGACGCATGAATTTAACGATGTACTGCACGGGCTGCTGTTTGAGGCAGAACACGTGTATCTGAACAGCAACGAGCACCTGCGCGCCGTGGTGGAGGTAGAAACCCGCGATGCCCGCTTTATTAAATGGTGCCAGCAACATTATCCGCTGCACAAGTATGAGCGCAGCGCGCCCATTATGCACCAGCTGCGCGCCATTAAATCGGAAGCAGAGCTGGCGCTGATCCGGAAAGCCTGTCAGATCACCGAACGGGGCTTCCGCAGGGTGCTACCCTTTATCAAACCGGGCGTGATGGAGTATGAAATTGAGGCCGAGCTCTACCATGAGTTTCTCCGCAACCGCTCCCGCGGCCCGGCTTATAGTTCCATTATCGCTTCCGGGGCCAATGCCTGCATCCTGCATTATGTGGATAACGACCAGGCATGCCGCGACGGCGACCTGGTGCTGATGGACTTTGGGGCCGAGTACGCCAACTATGCCTCCGACCTGACCCGCACGGTGCCGGTGAACGGCAAATTTACCCAGCGCCAGCGCGATGTGTATGAGTCGGTGCTGCGCGTAATGAAAACCGCCACCCAGATGCTGGTGCCCGGGAATACGCTGGGCCAGTACCACAAGTTTGTGGGCACCGTAATGGAGAACGAGCTGCTGCGGCTGGGCCTGCTGAACCAGGGCGATGTACGCAACCAGGACCCGGCCAACCCGCTGTATAGGAAATATTTTATGCACGGCACATCGCATTTGCTGGGGCTGGATGTGCATGATGTGGGCAGCAAGTACCGCCCGTTTGAAGAAGGGATGGTGTTTACCTGCGAGCCGGGTATTTACATCCGCGAAGAGGGTATCGGCATCCGGTTAGAGAACGATATCCTGGTCACAAAAAACGGCCCTGTGGACCTGATGAAGGATATACCGCTAGAGGCCGATGAGATCGAGCGCCTCATGCAGGCGCGCTAA
- a CDS encoding glycosyltransferase family 9 protein: MKKILIIQTAFLGDVVLATALVEKLHACYPGAQLDFLLRKGNESLLKGHPLLSQVLIWDKQQGKYKSLLQLLGQIRSQKYDLVVNVQRFGATGLLTALSGATTTVGFDKNPFSRFFTRRYPHDIASGTHEVERNHLLIQAVTDAVAAAPKLYPSEADFAKVQPLKAEPFICMAPTSVWFTKQYPLEQWVQLLDSLDNKYKVYLLGSPADKEHCNTIIAQSINTRVANLCGQLNLLQSAALMRDAVLNYVNDSGPMHLASALNAPTCAIYCSTVPGFGFGPLADFARIVERPEPLYCRPCGLHGYKACPEGHFKCAREIRNEQLLEVLALAGQRPQSG, from the coding sequence ATGAAAAAGATACTGATCATACAAACGGCTTTTCTGGGGGATGTGGTGCTGGCCACCGCGCTGGTAGAAAAACTGCACGCCTGCTACCCCGGCGCCCAGCTGGATTTTTTGCTGCGCAAGGGCAATGAGTCGTTGCTGAAGGGGCACCCTTTGCTTAGTCAGGTACTTATCTGGGACAAGCAGCAAGGCAAGTATAAAAGTTTGCTCCAACTGCTGGGCCAGATCCGCAGCCAGAAGTATGACCTGGTGGTGAATGTGCAGCGTTTCGGGGCCACCGGCCTGCTCACGGCCCTGTCGGGCGCTACTACCACCGTGGGCTTCGACAAGAACCCGTTCTCCCGGTTTTTCACGCGCCGCTACCCACACGATATTGCTTCTGGTACGCACGAGGTGGAGCGCAACCACCTGCTTATTCAGGCAGTAACCGATGCCGTTGCGGCCGCGCCGAAGCTCTATCCTTCAGAAGCTGATTTTGCGAAAGTGCAGCCCCTGAAGGCCGAACCTTTTATCTGCATGGCGCCTACCTCGGTGTGGTTTACCAAACAGTACCCGCTGGAGCAATGGGTACAGCTGCTGGATAGCCTCGATAACAAGTATAAAGTATACCTACTGGGCTCGCCAGCTGATAAGGAACATTGCAACACGATCATCGCCCAAAGTATAAATACCCGCGTAGCGAATTTGTGTGGCCAGCTCAACCTGCTGCAGTCGGCGGCGCTGATGCGCGATGCGGTGCTGAACTATGTGAACGACTCGGGCCCCATGCACCTGGCCTCGGCCCTGAATGCGCCAACCTGCGCCATTTACTGCTCCACAGTACCCGGTTTCGGGTTTGGCCCCTTGGCTGACTTTGCCCGGATAGTAGAGCGCCCCGAGCCGCTGTATTGCCGCCCCTGCGGCTTGCACGGGTACAAAGCCTGCCCCGAAGGCCATTTCAAGTGCGCCCGCGAGATCCGCAACGAGCAGCTGCTGGAGGTACTAGCCCTTGCCGGGCAGCGCCCGCAAAGCGGTTGA
- a CDS encoding M16 family metallopeptidase — protein sequence MPDYQIHTLPNGIRVVHKQVLNTKIAHSGFILDIGSRDELPDQLGLAHFWEHMAFKGTQKRKSFHILNRLESVGGELNAYTTKEKLCFYSSVLDNHFEKSFELLTDITFHSVFPEREIEKERGVILEEMAMYLDTPEEAIVDEFDAVVYDGHPLGNNILGSKESVSGFVKKDFLRFIADNLSTDKLVFCSVSNLPFAKVLKLAEKFLRDIPVIHKVRERAPFRQYVPKAITFEKPISQAHCVLGCPAYALNDERRIPFFMLTNILGGPGMNSRLNLAVREKHGLVYTIDANYATYIDTGLLSIYFGTEKKQLRRTTSLVLKELKKLREKQLGSLQLHTAKEQLMGQLAMAEESNMGLMMMIGKSILDQDKVEQLNEIFEQIRSITASDLLAIANDVLRDEQLSFLNYVPN from the coding sequence ATGCCTGATTATCAAATCCATACTTTACCAAACGGCATCCGGGTGGTACACAAGCAAGTGCTGAACACCAAAATTGCCCATAGCGGCTTTATCCTGGACATTGGGAGCCGCGATGAGTTGCCCGACCAGCTGGGGCTGGCTCACTTCTGGGAGCACATGGCCTTTAAAGGAACCCAGAAGCGTAAATCGTTTCATATCCTGAACCGGCTGGAGTCTGTTGGCGGCGAGCTGAATGCTTATACGACCAAAGAAAAGCTGTGCTTTTACAGCTCGGTGCTCGACAATCATTTTGAAAAGTCGTTCGAGCTGCTCACCGACATTACGTTTCATTCCGTTTTTCCGGAGCGGGAGATCGAAAAGGAACGTGGCGTGATTCTGGAGGAAATGGCCATGTACCTAGATACCCCGGAAGAGGCCATTGTTGATGAGTTTGATGCCGTGGTGTACGACGGTCACCCGCTGGGCAACAACATCCTGGGCAGCAAAGAGAGCGTGTCGGGCTTTGTGAAAAAGGATTTTCTGCGCTTTATTGCCGACAACCTGAGCACCGACAAACTTGTTTTCTGCTCGGTGAGCAACCTGCCTTTTGCCAAAGTGCTGAAACTGGCCGAAAAATTTCTGCGCGATATCCCGGTGATCCACAAGGTGCGGGAGCGCGCGCCCTTCCGGCAGTATGTTCCCAAAGCCATTACGTTCGAGAAACCTATTTCTCAGGCGCATTGCGTGCTGGGCTGCCCGGCGTATGCGCTCAACGACGAGCGCCGCATTCCGTTCTTTATGCTGACCAACATACTGGGCGGCCCGGGCATGAACTCGCGCCTGAACCTGGCCGTGCGCGAAAAGCATGGCCTGGTGTATACCATCGATGCCAACTACGCTACTTACATTGATACGGGCTTGCTGTCGATCTACTTTGGCACCGAAAAAAAGCAGCTCCGCCGCACCACCTCGCTGGTATTAAAAGAGTTGAAAAAGCTGCGCGAAAAACAACTGGGCTCGCTGCAACTGCACACGGCCAAAGAGCAGCTGATGGGCCAGCTGGCCATGGCCGAAGAAAGCAACATGGGCCTGATGATGATGATCGGCAAAAGCATCCTGGACCAGGACAAAGTGGAGCAACTCAACGAGATCTTCGAACAGATCAGAAGTATAACCGCCTCCGACCTGCTTGCCATTGCCAACGACGTGCTGCGCGACGAACAACTCAGCTTCCTGAATTATGTACCTAATTAA